The genomic DNA CGCTGAACCGGGAATCCGCGGCGCTCTGGCAAAAACTCTTCAACAGAGAGACATTCCGCGTTTATACGAACCCGGACGTGACCGGAGTGGAAGTCGGCGGCGCCGTGAAAAACGTCGTCGCCATCGCCTCGGGACTTCTCCACAGTCTGGAGATGGGCGACAACGCCACGGCGGCGATGGTCACGCGCGGCCTTTCGGAAATCACCCGTCTGGGAGTCGCGCTGGGCGGCCGTCCCCAGACTTTTTCCGGCCTCGCCGGCATAGGCGATTTGATGGTCACAGCCTACAGCCGCCACTCGCGCAACTTTCGCCTTGGCGAGATGATCGGCCGCGGGATGACGCTGGACGAGGCCGCGGCCGCGCTTGGCCAGGTGGCCGAAGGGGCTTATACCGTAAAAGCCGTCAAGGAACTCGCGGAAAAGTTCTCCGTCGAAATGCCGATCTCTTCCGCAGTCCATGAGGTGCTTTACGGCCGCCTCGATCTCAAAGACGCCTTGCAGAATTTGCTGACTCGCGATCCCAAACCGGAATATCCCCTTTTTTAGGCGCACTCCATTTGACACAAAAGCTAACTCTTGCGCATGTCAAAGACTTATTGTAAACTTTGGTCAATGACAAAAAGCGAAGGAGGTGCAACAGAATGGCTGCTAAGGTTAACGTCGACACCTGCGTCGGCTGTGGCGCGTGTGAAGGTGCCTGCCCCGTGGAGGCGATCACTCTTGAGGACGGCAAGTCCAAAGTCGATGAGAGCAAGTGCGTGGAGTGCGGTTCCTGCGTCAG from Pyramidobacter piscolens W5455 includes the following:
- a CDS encoding NAD(P)H-dependent glycerol-3-phosphate dehydrogenase, producing MNSKVTVWGNGTWGTALAQSLARSGHEVCLWCFVEEQARAINANGYNPSYLQDFQLSPLIHAAHALQEAAEFSDYWLFVTPTQFLRATLEKLVPFYTPKVEIANAAKGVEIRSLKLISQLMEEFFPGAAYTALSGPSHAEEVIRDLPMALVSASLNRESAALWQKLFNRETFRVYTNPDVTGVEVGGAVKNVVAIASGLLHSLEMGDNATAAMVTRGLSEITRLGVALGGRPQTFSGLAGIGDLMVTAYSRHSRNFRLGEMIGRGMTLDEAAAALGQVAEGAYTVKAVKELAEKFSVEMPISSAVHEVLYGRLDLKDALQNLLTRDPKPEYPLF
- a CDS encoding 4Fe-4S binding protein, translated to MAAKVNVDTCVGCGACEGACPVEAITLEDGKSKVDESKCVECGSCVSACPVEAISL